The window TCACTGTATAAAGCTCTACCCAATGACAGTtattttcaaacacagatttgcAGTGATGTGGTGGGCAAGAAAATACACTCCCTCTGGCTAGAAACTAGTTGCAGGTTTTGAAAATCACTTTCTTACGTTTAAATTCTACACTGATATCACAGAGAAACATTGATTAGGACCTTCTCATCTTTTTAACCACATCATCAGAAACACActgttttcacatatgtagacattggtttggtgctggagataatgaacatgaggttgaaaagtggtagAGTTGCCCTTTAAGTTGGTGCCATTTTAGTATGTTTTCCTTTCTGTTCTATTTTATTGAACCCATAGTGAACAGTGGATGGAGGGGGTCTATGGCTTTCAAATAGTGAAAACGTTTTCGTCCACATCACAGGGTCAACAAAAATGACTGGGTCTGGCAGCGATAAAAGGCTGTCATTGCCTCGAACCTTATTCTCCCTGGCCTCCTCATGTCATGTCTGTTCTTCTCATCTGTACACTAAAACCCTAGCTGGCCCCCCAGTCCAAGGCAAACAGTCCTGAGGCATGATTTATTGCCATGGGCCAGAGCCCTGACTGCTACAGTGCAAGACAACACATTCCTGCCTGTTTCAGAGTTCCCTTAACAGCTCTCTCACCCGGCCAGGCTGTGTGGAAAACTTGTTAAAGTGGTCGTCATTCCTTAGGAATGAGCCACCCCTGTCATGTTGTAGCTACTGGATTTGAAATCCccagaggcctttctactggtTGGAGTGGAAATTTGAGGGATTTTGTATACTGCCGATGGCCGCTGCTTCTTCTATATCGGAGTTGTCATGGAACACAACCAGTACCAAACCAGGGTGAATTTTAAAATGAAATCTAGCTAGTCCTCATGGTGCATTTGGTAAAATTGATAGTGAAATTGTCATGCAGCTGCTGTATGGAAATTAAGGTTAAAACACACAGTGTAACTGAAAACACTAACATTAATTCCTGTATTCATATTCAAACTCTTAATTTTGTCATAGTAGTTTTGACTAAAGGAGTCAAAGGTTGGAACTATACCAAGCTCCAACTTGTCCTGGGGAGAATGgaatccattcattcattcattcccaATAAGGGAATTGTAgatttctctctccctgctcgcACGTTAAGGGAGGGGCTTGTTGACAAGAAGAATCACCCGACTGCTTTATGCGGGCATGTTACGTACAGCATTATAATTATGAAGAGGAAAAATACCTTCAGAACAGGAGCTACGGTATGGAAGGTGTCAGAGTTTAGATGTAACTTCTAAAACAGCTGACTTGGCTATCTAACATGCAACGTTTCCAACAACGTTCAGTTGAGGTTATACATTTGAAATCGGCCAGTTTTAGCTAGTTAACAAAATATTTAAATTCCCTTTTGTTGAAGAACAAATGAACGAGGTAGTTAACAGCTACCTAACGCCCACTAAGTTAACACGCGATTAACGCCAGCTTGCATGCAGGTTTTACAACATTATTTCAGTGCTACAAATATGTAGTTTAATGACAGTCACTGAGTATTGTGGTTATCAAACCAGTTTAACATCTTAATGCAACAAGCAAATAGTTTTTgaaagctaacattagctggccaTGGCatggtagctaacgttagctagcaaatgTTAACCATTATTTATTAGCTATAGTagataaaataaagaaaatgtgcACTCACCTCGGTAAACGGATCCATTCCAATAATAGTTTATCTTTGTTCAAATCTACTGACTTAGCTATATTAAATAATTATCGTTTATCTATCCTAATTCCACAAACGCGGAAAGTTTATGAACCGACGTTTCTCCAAACCAGTCGCCTCcgttcctgttttttttttttaaagaaacatctGTTCAAGATTTGAATTTCAGCGCTTTGTTCACTGCGCAGACTCCGACGGTTGGAATCGCGCAGGATTCACGAAACAGCCAATGATGAACACAATGGGCGTAGACAGACGCATTATAGCCAATCAGATTCAAGTTTCACTCTCAATTcgattcaaagggctttattggcatgggaaacatatgtttacattgccaaagcaagtgaaatagataataaaccaaaGTGAAATaacaaagtctaggtccaagaggcttctaaacatcttctacccccaagccataagacttttgaacatctagtcaaatggctaccccccctgttggttaggggctcttaagtaataatttcactgtaagggctacctacacctgttgtattttgcgcatgtgactaatacaacttgatttgatttgaaatcagaaatgaacagtaaacattacacacacacacacacacacacacacacacacagtacatagagACCATTTAGAGCCGATGTCACATGTAGAGAAATATCTCTGAATCTGATCAGCTGAATTTTTCTATATTATATATCtctagaatagaacagaatagtttgtctgtctgtctgtgtctgtcgatTGTACTTTCTCTCAACCACACAAAGCCAATGGGACAGCTTACTTAGCTGTATCCTGCACATTCAAAGCCCTATATTCAGCGATACATTAGTAtaaactatgtataactataacTAAAAAATCTTGTATCTTATTTTTACTGAAAATAACAGTCTCACAGAAGCACAAGTGTTTCTGTGTGACGTTGCCGGGGCACCATGGAAACAGCTCGTATCTTGTCACAGCTCCAGAACTACAGCGACACGACTGATGCCGAGGAGCTCAACGGAGGACGTTCTCTGCTAGCTGGGTAGCTGCTGTTATCGACCATAGCCAGCTAGTCTTGTTCAGTTTGACCTAGCTAACTAGCGAGCTAGGTTAGGTTAGTGACTGTTggcaagcttgttagctagctaacgttaattgttagctagctataatAGCAAGCTACTTGTTTTTTGCTTGGAAGACGTTGTCAAGTGGTTGTCCGCGGAACAAAGTCTCAGAGGATGCTCGAATCAATAAACGTCACTGGTATGTATGCACTTGATCTGTGTTATGCCTTGAATTCACTTGAATATGTCCAACCTGGTCAGAACGCCGGCAGCAACAGAAACACACGGAACTTCAAACAGATACAATGCTTTATTGGTTACTGTTATGTAGCTAAGCATACTTTATGATGACTTTAAAGTGTCTTCGTTATTAGGTTTATAACAGTTGTGCTGCATATATGCTCCATTTTCCTATCATTCTGCAACTGTTTTGACACTAAGTTATTTTAGACATAATTACAAAGCTGTCATAAAGTAATTACATGCTTAATAATAATCATGCATTTTATTTTAAGCGCTTTTCAAGACGCCCAACGTCACTTTAAATAAAATCACACATTCAAATAAATAGCTATTTAAAAGTACAGCCAAATTGTTATAACAGTCTAAATATGCATTCTAACTTCCAGTAGCTATTGTACTGCATTACTTGTCGGAACTATACTTCCTCAAAAATCGAAGCTATTTTGCAGTGCACCACGACAATTATTTTGTAGAAGAACTGCAAAAGAcacctgttgctgtaataaagcAGAAAACATTGACATGGTCAAAAGGGATATTTATCCATTCTTAATGTATTTGTTCTGTGACCAGCTACTGACTCCCTTATCTTTTGGAATGATTCAGCTTGGCAATGTTATCTGGAATGGTTTGTTTTCAAATCTGTTGTTGCCATGTGATCTGCTGAAGCCCTGAAGTGGTTGTGTTGTTAGTGCAGTGGTTGCATAACTTCCACATCAGCGCTCCTGTCTGAACAGAGTGGTTATACAGAGTGTGATGATGCTCCTGGTCATCCAGCCATCCCACTGGAGGTCAGGACACAAGGCTCTGCACAAGGGCTGCTACCCTGTCAGACTCTGGAGACATGATGGGAATAATTAGGTGACTAGGCCTACATCATAACTGACTGTGCTTTGTGCATAGAGAAATCAATGAAGCATAGTTGCTAGTCCCACTAAGGACTGCTGATACAATTGCTATAAAGCTGTAACTGCAGAGTATGTTGGATATGTCCATTTGAGGTCTATGCACTGTGATTgtatgaaggggaggaggatagTAGCAGCCTTTATTGCCCGAGGCTGATTGAGTCAGTGTTGCACTGCAAACCCAAACCGATGATATCACCTTCTGAGCTATTGAATAAACCTCTGTTAGGGTTCTCTGAACAACGCACGCACACATGACAGAATTCACATAAGTCTAGCTTTAGAGCTGAACTGGCTGCAGACTGAAGACACTCCTCTGTGTCTTGTTCTGTAAGAGGATTATTCTATGTAGGTACTGTTCAGCGAGCGAGTGAGAGAATCTAAAATAAGTAAGCTGCTGCGTCAGCATTACTGACTCAACCCTCGGTCAGTCATCATCACTTGTTGTTTCAGAAAGGCTCCATTGGCCAAAGATGGAGCAGTCTAAGAAGTTCCTCCTTAGCTCGATGGTGCCGGTAGAGATGGAGATCTCTAAGAAGTACTCGAGCCCCAGGGTGCCAGACAAGCGGCCTGTGAGCCCCACTCAGGTGTGCCTGGAGAAGCTGTCATCCAGCATACTCAAGGACCTCTTCACCACGGGAACCAGCAGCTACAATGTACTCCTGCAGgccgaggaggaggagagacagagccccATGCACTCCCCGTACCGCAGGCCCAAGAAGACTGTGAGATGTGCCTCTACAACCTGCAGGTCACACAACAGCCACCGCCGTCCGTCTGTAACTCCTCTGTTACTGTTGGGCCAGCAGGGCAGCGGAGACACCAGGCTCTCCTCCCACCACCATGTCTTCTCCTCCGCCTCAGGGGGCTTCCCCAGCGGGCCCAAGCCAGCCCACAGCATCAAGGTCCTGGGTAGCACCACGTGCCtgtcccccagccctgtctcccggCCCCGGAAAACATGCTTCACCAGCTCACCCCGTACCAAGCTGCCCTCTCTGCCCAGAGGAGGGGTGATGCGGGAAGGGGAGAATGCCGGGGTCAAGAAGCTCTGCATCCTCACTGCCATCAAGCCGTCCAACgtggagaaggagaaggtgaAGTTCTTCAAGTCGGACTTCAGCTACAATCCTCAGTTTGAGTACAGCAACCCTGTGTCTCCGCTGGTGCTGGCTCGCCACAACAACGCCTCCGACCGCTTTCTGACACAGGTGAGACCCATGTTAATGAATTAATAGCACTTTTCGGCCATTTTAAATCAGAAATCTACCTACACATCAGCTAACacagtggagaggtgaggagtgaacTACCATGTCAATTACTGTCACAGGTAAGTGTAAGGCCAGGAACGGGACACAGGTTTTATACAACTATTTTCAGCAAAGGCAAGAGGTAGACTGAGCTGAAGTAAATCTGGCCACTCAGTGAAAGCCACGCAACCAGGTAGCAGACAAATCCTGTCAGACAAGATTGGATGGATTATTTGGgaaaaacttgctttaaaactccAGTTTAGCACACCAGTCAGGAGATAGAAAAAGACACCagtgctctctctgtctgagcTGTAGGGTTGAGGCAGAAAATATCTATCCACATTAGTATGTATCAAATGGATATCCACATTAGCCCTTATTCTGGGCAGATATCCAACAAGCTACTCTACCGACAGATCAATAGTTGAGTATGTTAAAAGTCATGTTGTGATTACGCCAACAGGAAAGACAAGAGAAATCAGACGCCGTATAGCTTAATGGATACATGAATTGGAATGCACATCTTTGTACGATACATAGATAGTTAGCGGAGCTACAAGAATGAATTGAGGGACAAATACGTTTCCAATAAAAGGCCTGAGGTTTATGCTTTAAAGTAATGAGTACTACTGTAAATCACAAGGATTGTAATAGATAGGCCTCTGTCTAAATTATAGTTCTGTAGAATTAATAGAATGTAGTCTGGTCTAGTGTTTCGAGTGCAGTTTGAACTTAGTAGCATCCCCTGAGGTGTTCTGTTGCATACTAGCTACCTGGGTAACACTAGTATACTGATAGTAACATATGGCAGCCTCTTTAGTTGAGTGAAGACTACAGGAAATGCACTGTAAAGTGATCCTGTGGAGGATATTGCCGTTTGTGCTATCATGTTTTCTTTCTTCCACTCCTGGCACCAGTCTTGTTTTACACACTCCCAGTATGTACAACTGTGTGTCCATTCATTCTACTGATGTAGATTTAATGTAGAAAAGGACACCTTTTTTGTTACATACTCCATGATCAGAATGAACTGTTATTAAACTTAAATAAACGATGAAACACAAATTAGGCTATCTGCCCAACTTTAGAAACTGATTTACTCTATGTGATGTGAACAGGTAATTGTACTATTGCATAACAACTCCAGTTACTGTACATTTCACAGAACTGACTTGATTTCTGGTCTCTACTTGATCTCTGTGGCGTGTGTGCTGGGGCGAGAGAGAGGATGATCTCTAATGACCTGTAGAGAGTAGGGACTGTCTCTTAAGCCTAGTCCACAGCCCTGAACACACACTAGAGAGAATGGAGAAAGCACTGACCTGTTCTGCCCTGCCCTGGCTACTGGACAAAATGACTCCAAGTGCAATTCCCAATAGGGAGCTATTTATATAGCTCAGGGAGGGGCAACTGGTAGCCCACAGGGCCCTGCTCAAGGTGCGAATTCAAAAATCAACAGTTTTTctattgttatgtcagtcactgatagtcactcaattagcccatgtcagcaaaacATTTGTCAATTGTTAAGTTATTCTAGCGGACTGCTATCTAAATGTGAAGTAATCAAGGGCAAATTAAAGCCCTGTGgtgaaatgtgtagaattgtaggaaattagctgtaaaatgGCATTTTCTCTACACCCTATGGAAACATGTGTGGAATTGCACAAAATTAACTCTAAAACTTAGGGGCAACtgtggcccctcatgatgagttcagatttttagAGTCCCCAACCCCCATTAAAGTTGCCCATCCCCGATATAGCCTAATTATAGGGAGCTGTTTTCTATGCAGTATGTCCCTTCAAACAAATCAACTGAAGGACGAGACAAGTTCTTGTTATTTCCCTCAATATCATCTGAACACAAATTGCACTCGAATGGAATCAAGCCTTTATAGCTGTATCCTTACCAAGATAATACCGGAGTCCATCATTAGATTTGAGCCTAATGTTGTCTGTTAGTTGACGGCATGTCATTGTGTTTCCCCCTACAGGCGGTGCGTATCATGGAGTTGGCCCTCCAGAAGTATGGGAACTATGAGAAGTTTGAGCAGGCCACAGGGGGAAACTTGCTCACCAAGGGCCGGATCTGGTACCTGGTCAAGAAGTACATGGAAAAGGAGGGCTGTATTGGGGAGGTGAGAGAGCGTCTtgagtaatctgatcctagatctgtggtcaAGGGCAACTTTTACCTGGAGAAAGGTAGAAGGTACCCCTTACCACAGATCCTGGGTCAGCTATGTTTTAACATTAACATTCTGCACACCCCAATCAAAACAATTCCCTCATATGACGTAACCGCCACACAGTCCCCTCCTCACATAGTAACCCCATATCCTGCTTTGGTACCGTAGCGCTTATTAAGGTACACATTCCATAACTACATATCTCTCTGTGGTGTCTTTACCAGATAGTGCTCCATATAAAGTGAGTCTCAACATCACTCCCTCTGTCTGTTGTCAGATAGTGGTCAATGTGACAGACGACCTCCTCTCCAGAGCGTCCATGACGGTGGTGAACAGCCGGCCTACTCTGACCATCAACATTGCCACAGCCCGGGAACACTGGCTGGAGGGCATGCTACGACATGAGATCAGTGGGTAGTATAACTCCATTATACCTCTATCATGCTTAGTTTTGTCAAGAGGTGCACAAATCCCAGTGTTTTTCCAGTATTACAGCCACACAGTAATGTCTTTCAAGGGTCTTTCGATGCACAGAGTTTCTCCTGGATCACGGAGAACGGGTCAGGAGTGTTAGGTTCAAAACATGTCTTGGTTCATAAGAAGCACATACTCAACCACAGCACATTTAAATGAACACAATCATTACTCATGGTACTGGTCCACTCAATACTGAACTTGCTGTGTGCTGCCTCGGCCCACTAGTCTGCTCTGCTGTACTCAGCAGCACAGTTATTTTTTCGAGGATGAGTTCAGCTTCCAAGTACATTGTCAATGGGTCTCTTCACCCTGTTGGTGCAATGTAGCCACTGTGGTCATTTCCTGTGTCTGTGCCCTCTCCCCAGGCACACACTACTTCCGGGGCATCAACAACGCCCAGCAGCCGTGGAGCAGCGGAGTCGGAAGGAAAAAGCACAACCTCCGACCTTTGAACCCTACTGAGGAGGGGCTGGCCAGCATACACTCTGTCCTGTTCCGTAAGGACCCTACCCTGTGGAGGGCTGCCTTGCTCTACTACACTGTGTACCAGGCCAGCCGCATGTCCTTCTCTCAGCTGTTCCACAGCCTGGGACGCTTCGTCCAGGAACCCAACACACGCTGGGACTACTGTGTACGAGCCAAGAGGGGGCAGAGCGACACCGCACAGCCTGGTaactaacacagacacacatttgtTCACACGCCCATACATAGGCATTCCTGCATGCAGGCACACACTTATCTCTAGCTTTAGCTTTGTATCCTCCTGGAGTCAGCATTTTCTACCAGGCCTTGGGTGTTTCAGTACGTACTGCTGTCATCTTGATGGGCTTGTTGTATATTTCAGCTTGTTTCAGTACGTACTGCTGTCATCTTGATGGGCTTGTTGTATATTTCAGCTTGTTTCAGTACGTACTGCTGTCATCTTGATGGGCTTGTTGTATATTTCAGCTTGTTTCAGTACGTACTGCTGTCATCTTGATGGGCTTGTTGTATATTTCAGCTTGTTTCAGTACGTACTGCTGTCATCTTGATGGGCTCGTTGTATATTTCAGTTGTTTCAGTACGTACTGCTGTCATCTTGATGGGCTTGTTGTATATTTCAGCTTGTTTCAGTACGTACTGCTGTCATCTTGATGGGCTTGTTGTATATTTCAGCTTGTTTCAGTACGTACTGCTGTCATCTTGATGGGCTTTTTGTATATTTCAGCTTGTTTCAGTACGTACTGCTGTCCTCTTGATGGACTTGTTGTATATTTCAGCTTGTTTCAGTACGTACTGCTGTCATCTTGATGGGCTTGTTGTATATTTCAGCTTGTTTCAGTACGTACTGCTGTCATCTTGATGGACTTGTTGTATATTTCAGCTTGTTTCAGTACGTACTGCTGTCATCTTGATGGGCTTGTTGTATATTTCAGCTTGTTTCAGTACGTACTGCTGTCCTCTTGATGGGCTTGTTGTATATTTCAGCTTGTTTCAGTACGTACTGCTGTCATCTTGATGAGCTTGTTGTATATTTCAGCTTGTTTCAGTACGTACTGCTGTCATCTTGATGGGCTTGTTGTATATTTCAGCTTGTTTCAGTACGTACTGGTGTCATCTTGATGGGCTTGTTGTATATTTCAGCTTGTTTCAGTACGTACTGCTGTCATCTTGATGGGCTTGTTGTATATTTCAGCTTGTTTCAGTACGTACTGCTGTCATCTTGATGGGCTTGTTGTATATTTCAGCTTGTTTCAGTACGTACTGCTGTCATCTTGATGGGCTTGTTGTATATTTCAGCTTGTTTCAGTACGTACTGCTGTCATCTTGATGGGCTTGTTGTATATTTCAGCTTGTTTCAGTACGTACTGCTGTCATCTTGATGGGCTTGTTGTATATTTCAGCTTGTTTCAGTACGTACTGCTGTCATCTTGATGGGCTTGTTGTATATTTCAGCTTGTTTCAGTACGTACTGCTGTCATCTTGATGGGCTTGTTGTATATTTCAGCTTGTTTCAGTACGTACTGCTGTCCTCTTGATGGGCTTGTTGTATATTTCAGCTTGTTTCAGTACGTACTGCTGTCATCTTGATGGGCTTGTTGTATATTTCAGCTTGTTTCAGTACGTACTGCTGTCATCTTGATGGGCTTGTTGTATATTTCAGCTTGTTTCAGTACGTACTGCTGTCATCTTGATGGGCTTGTTGTATATTTCAGTTGTTTCAGTACGTACTGCTGTCATCTTGATGGGCTCGTTGTATATTTCAGCTTGTTTCAGTACGTACTGCTGTCATCTTGATGGGCTCGTTGTATATTTCAGTTGTTTCAGTACGTACTGCTGTCATCTTGATGGGCTTGTTGTATATTTCAGCTTGTTTCAGTACGTACTGCTGTCATCTTGATGGGCTTGTTGTATATTTCAGCTTGTTTCAGTACGTACTGCTGTCATCTTGATGGGCTTGTTGTATATTTCAGCTTGTTTCAGTACGTACTGCTGTCATCTTGATGGGCTTGTTGTATATTTCAGCTTGTTTCAGTACGTACTGCTGTCATCTTGATGGGCTTGTTGTATATTTCAGCTTGTTTCAGTACGTACTGCTGTCATCTTGATGGACTTGTTGTATATTTCAGCTTGTTTCAGTACGTACTGGTGTCATCTTGATGGGCTTGTTGTATATTTCAGCTTGTTTCAGTACGTACTGCTGTCATCTTGATGGGCTTGTTGTATATTTCAGCTTGTTTCAGTACGTACTGCTGTCATCTTGATGGGCTTGTTGTATATTTCAGCTTGTTTCAGTACGTACTGCTGTCATCTTGATGGGCTTGTTGTATATTTCAGCTTGTTTCAGTACGTACTGCTGTCATCTTGATGGGCTTGTTGTATATTTCAGCTTGTTTCAGTACGTACTGCTGTCCTCTTGATGGGCGTGTTGTATATTTCAGCTTGTTTCAGTACGTACTGCTGTCATCTTGATGGGCTTGTTGTATATTTCAGCTTGTTTCAGTACGTACTGCTGTCATCTTGATGGGCTTGTTGTATATTTCAGCTTGTTTCAGTACGTACTGCTGTCATCTTGATGGGCTTGTTGTATATTTCAGCTTGTTTCAGTACGTACTGCTGTCATCTTGATGGGCTTGTTGTATATTTCAGCTTGTTTCAGTACGTACTGCTGTCATCTTGATGGGCTTGTTGTATATTTCAGCTTGTTTCAGTACGTACTGCTGTCATCTTGATGGGCTTGTTGTATATTTCAGCTTGTTTCAGTACGTACTGCTGTCATCTTGATGGGCTTGTTGTATATTTCAGCTTGTTTCAGTACGTACTGCTGTCATCTTGATGGGCTTGTTGTATATTTCAGCTTGTTTCAGTACGTACTGCTGTCATCTTGATGGGCTTGTTGTATATTTCAGCTTGTTTCAGTACGTACTGCTGTCCTCTTGATGGGCTTGTTGTATATTTCAGCTTGTTTCAGTACGTACTGCTGTCATCTTGATGGGCTTGTTGTATATTTCAGCTTGTTTCAGTACGTACTGCTGTCATCTTGATGGGCTTGTTGTATATTTCAGCTTGTTTCAGTACGTACTGCTGTCATCTTGATGGG of the Oncorhynchus kisutch isolate 150728-3 linkage group LG17, Okis_V2, whole genome shotgun sequence genome contains:
- the LOC109907369 gene encoding uncharacterized protein KIAA0895 isoform X1 encodes the protein MLESINVTERLHWPKMEQSKKFLLSSMVPVEMEISKKYSSPRVPDKRPVSPTQVCLEKLSSSILKDLFTTGTSSYNVLLQAEEEERQSPMHSPYRRPKKTVRCASTTCRSHNSHRRPSVTPLLLLGQQGSGDTRLSSHHHVFSSASGGFPSGPKPAHSIKVLGSTTCLSPSPVSRPRKTCFTSSPRTKLPSLPRGGVMREGENAGVKKLCILTAIKPSNVEKEKVKFFKSDFSYNPQFEYSNPVSPLVLARHNNASDRFLTQAVRIMELALQKYGNYEKFEQATGGNLLTKGRIWYLVKKYMEKEGCIGEIVVNVTDDLLSRASMTVVNSRPTLTINIATAREHWLEGMLRHEISTHYFRGINNAQQPWSSGVGRKKHNLRPLNPTEEGLASIHSVLFRKDPTLWRAALLYYTVYQASRMSFSQLFHSLGRFVQEPNTRWDYCVRAKRGQSDTAQPGCFRKDQVYLDGILKILRHRERINFQLLMSLGKVSYEDVDRLKGLALMEHVRIPHFLQDMTCYAEQLEKIMEVNQLTDEELRVLI
- the LOC109907369 gene encoding uncharacterized protein KIAA0895 isoform X2; this encodes MEQSKKFLLSSMVPVEMEISKKYSSPRVPDKRPVSPTQVCLEKLSSSILKDLFTTGTSSYNVLLQAEEEERQSPMHSPYRRPKKTVRCASTTCRSHNSHRRPSVTPLLLLGQQGSGDTRLSSHHHVFSSASGGFPSGPKPAHSIKVLGSTTCLSPSPVSRPRKTCFTSSPRTKLPSLPRGGVMREGENAGVKKLCILTAIKPSNVEKEKVKFFKSDFSYNPQFEYSNPVSPLVLARHNNASDRFLTQAVRIMELALQKYGNYEKFEQATGGNLLTKGRIWYLVKKYMEKEGCIGEIVVNVTDDLLSRASMTVVNSRPTLTINIATAREHWLEGMLRHEISTHYFRGINNAQQPWSSGVGRKKHNLRPLNPTEEGLASIHSVLFRKDPTLWRAALLYYTVYQASRMSFSQLFHSLGRFVQEPNTRWDYCVRAKRGQSDTAQPGCFRKDQVYLDGILKILRHRERINFQLLMSLGKVSYEDVDRLKGLALMEHVRIPHFLQDMTCYAEQLEKIMEVNQLTDEELRVLI